Genomic window (Nitrospirales bacterium LBB_01):
CCCTAAGGGTGTAGTTTTCTTTAGCTTGAACGCTGTTGTCAAATTGTGTTACAGTTATGGGTGTTGTCACAACTGAGGGGTTTAAAGAGAAGATACGTAATGAAGAAATGGACTTTTAACACAATTACTTATAATCTATTCACAATGTCGCTGCTTTTTAGCATTGTTCTGACCACTGCCGCTTATGCCCATGAGTATTCACTCAATGAGCTGTATGAAATAGCGCTGAAAAATTCTGAGAGAATTAAAATCTCAGAAGAGGAACTTTATATATCTGAGACTGGCAAAAAAAAGGCTGTGGCTGCTTTTTTACCAAATGTTACAGCCTATGGACAGTATTACAGATACAGCACCGATAAGTATAATGGGTTTAATTACCTGATCCAGCCTGAGCGAACTCTGCTTGGCGGCGTTAAACTTGAGGAGACCATCTCGCTTGGCGGCGCTCAGTTTAGCCGCCTTGATATTTCAAAACGAATGATTGAAAAATCAGGCTTTGAGCTGTATTCAACAAAGGAAACCTTCTTGTTTGATGTAGCCTCATGGTACTTTAATGTTCTTAAAGCTAAAACGGCGGTTACACTTGCAGAGAATAGCGCTGAGAGATTAAGAAGCTATAAAAACTCCGCTGAGACTAAACTTAAAGCCGGTGAAATTACAAAAACAGCCCTGTATAGGGCTAAGGCTGAACTATCCGGCGCTATGGCCGAACTCCTTAAAGCTCAAAACGACCTCAGCGTTAAAACCTCAGCCCTTGCCAGAAATATCGGCATAAGCGGCGAATTTGCCCTTGCCGACTACGCTGTTGCACGTAAAATTAATGAAGCCGAAATAGAAACAATTCTCTCTGCCTGTAAAACAACTGAAACCGCTTGTCTTGTTGATGCCGCTATGGCAGAGCGTGCAGAGGTAAAGGCTGCGATGTCCGCACTGGAGATGACCAAAAAACAAATTAGTTATGCTAAAAGCGCCTTTTTGCCGTCTCTAACCCTTGAGGGCCTGTATCAAAAAAGAGACGACTCTCCTCCCACCACAGACAACATGCCGCCTGAGACTATATACGGGGCAGTTAAACTGTCTTTCCCTGTCTTTGAAGGCGGTCTGAGATATGCAGAAGTCTCTGAGGCAGTGCACAAGAAAAACCAAAGTGAATTAGCCCTCCTTGATTTAAAAAAATCTCTTGAAAATGATGTTGAGGCATCATACTATACGTTCCTAACGCTTAAAAAAACATTTACCTACATTAGAGATCAACTGGACTATGCCAGCGAAAATTACATTGCTGTATCAAGACAATTTAACGAGGGTCTTGCCACAAGCCTTGACGTCATTGACGCCAATAATCTTTTAACGCTTTCTGAAAAACAGTACTTTGATGCTTACTACGATCTCTCCCTATCCACTCTTAAACTTAAACGCTCAGTGGGCTTATTCTTAAAATCTATTTCAACTAAGAAGGAAAAAAATGGTTAAAATACAAACAACTTTACTAATCCTCCTTGTTCTAATCGCCGCATACGGCTGCAATGAAAAAGAAACCACAACTAAGGATGAAAAAGCAATAAAAGTACAGGTTGCTGCGGTTAAAACGGTATTTCTAAAACCTTTTATTGAAGCAACCGGCACTCTTGAGCCTTTTGAGCGGATAACGATAAGCAGCGAGGCAGATGGTCTCATTAAAAAGCTCTATGTTAGCGAGGGTGAAGCGGTTAAAAAAGGCGACCCCCTTGTCCTTATTGATACCAAAGATTACTCACTTGAGCTTTCACGCACGCAACAAGCATATAAACAAGCACAGGCCACACTCTCTAACACAAAATTGGAGTTTGAACGAAAGAAAGCGCTCCTTGATGAGGAATTGGTTACAAAGCAGCAGTTTGACGATGTTACAACCAGAAAAGCAATCGCCGAGGCTGAGCTAGAAAGAATGGCAGCAGCGTCTGATTTAGCAAAAATAAAACTTACCAAAACTAAACCCGCAAGTCCGATTACCGGCGCTGTTGAGCTGAAAAAGGTATCAGCCGGTGATTTTGTAAGATACGGCTCCCCTATGTTTAGTATTATTCAAACATCTAAACTTAAACTCTACTTTAATGTTGCCGAAAGAAACTCGGCAACAATAAAACCTGGAAACGATGTGGAATTCTCGGTTGATGCGGTACCATCCAAAAAGTTTACAGCAAAAATAACTATGGTCTATCCGGCTCTTGACGATAAAACCAGAATGCTTAAACTTGAGGCTGTTGTTGATAACTCAGATGGTACTCTAAAGGCAGGGTATTTTGCAAAAGTCACATTATATGCAGCAAGCTCCAGCGATGTGCTGGCAGTCCCCTCAACATCGCTAATCCATGAGGGTGAAAAGTCAAAGGTGTTCGTAATTGAGGGAAACACGGCAAAACAGCGGCAAGTTTCAACTGGTCAGAGTTTTAACCTTGAGGGAGTTGATCTCACTGTGGTCTATGACGGTATAAAAGCCGGCGAGCAGGTTGTTACGGTTGGTCAGCAAGCCCTATTTGACGGCGCTCAGGTTAAAGTTGTAGTTGAGAACATAAAGTGAAACTACCTGATATTTCAATAAAACGTCCTGTTTTTGCCACTATGATTATTCTTTCCCTCGTACTTTTGGGTGCAGTCAGCTATCCATCAATTGGAGTGGATTTATTTCCAAAAGTTGATTTCCCCATAATTAGTTTAACCACAAGGCTGCCTGGAGCAAGTCCTGAGGTCATGGACATAGACATAACGGACAAAATTGAGGAAAGCATAAACACGATAAACGGCGTTAAGTCTATCACATCTATCAGCACTGAGGGAGTTTCTACAATCATAGTGGAATTTGTACTGGATAGAAACATAGAGCTTGCAGCACAAGACGTAAGAGAGAAAGTTTCGGCAATTCGGGCAGCACTGCCAAAAGATATTTATGAGCCGGTTGTTGCTAAGGTTGATATGGATAGCTTTCCGGTACTGTGGTTAGCACTTACAGGCAAAAAATCGGTGCGTGAGATTTCAACCTATGCCGATGAAACACTTAAAGAGGCGCTGCAAAAAATTCAGGGTGTGGGTGCAATTCAAACTACAGGGTTGCGGCTGAGGCAGGTACGGATATGGCTTGACAAAGAGAGGCTCAGGGCTTATAGCATAACCGGCGCCGACATCGTTAACGCTCTTAGAGCAGGAAACATAGAGCTTCCCGGCGGTAGAATTGAAAGCGCCACTAAGGAATTCACGGTTAAGATAAAGGGCGAGTTTAAATCACCGGAGGAGTTTAATAACCTTATCATCACCTACAAAGACGGTAAGGCAGTGCGTTTGAAAGATGTTGGTAAGGCGCTGGATGATATGGCAGAGAGCCGTTCAATAGCCAGATTTAACGGCGAGACTGCCGTCGGACTTGGCATTCAAAAACAGTCAGGAACCAACACGGCAGATGTCGTTGACAAGGTAAAGAAGGAACTTGAAACCATTAAAAAGACGCTTCCTCCCGGGCTAACGATTGGAATCAGCTTTGACCAATCCATATTTATAAAACGCTCCATAAACGAGGTTATGCACCATTTGGTTTACGGAGGAATTTTTGCATCCATTGCCGTGCTGATTTTTCTTGGCAGTTTGCGTGTCACTCTGATTAGTGCCCTTGCCATTCCCACAAGCATAGTGTCAACTTTTGCGATGATGCACTTTCTGGATTTCACGTTTAACAATATGAGTATGCTTGCGCTGTCGCTTTCAATAGGAATTTTAGTGGATGACGCTATAATAGTGATAGAAAATATCCACAGGCATATGAAATTAGGGATGTCTGCAAGGGAGGCAGCGTCACATGGCACCGATGAGATTGGGCTTGCCGTCATGGCAACAACGTTTGCAATTGTTGCAATATTTTTGCCTGTGGCTTTTATGAAAGGGCTTGTCGGACGATTCTTTAACCAGTTTGCTCTGACTGTTGTCTTTGCCGTATTAATGTCTATGTTTGTCTCCTTAACGCTAACTCCTATGCTTGCATCAAGATACCTTAAAGAGCATGATGACGCCGATTGCAGCGAAAACCCAACCATCTTTAGGCTTTTATACTGCTGGTTTAACACTCATTACATGAAACTTGAGGGGATTTACAGAGGGGTACTAAAATATTCGCTTGAACACCGGTTGAAAGTCCTTGCGTTTGGTTTTGTTATATTTATGTTTAGCATATTTATGGTGAAATTTATTGGAAAAGAGATGCTTCCCCCTGAAGACCAGGCGCGTTTTGTTGTTAGGCTTCAGGCTCCTGTGGATTATTCAGTAAGCTCAGTTGACAACATGTTTAAAAAGGCAGAGGATATAATCCGTGCACAATATGGAGTTCAGACGGTGTTTTACGCACACGGTTTTGGGCAAAGCGGAGAGATAAATAAGGCCACTGTGTTTATCACGTTAACAAACAAGAGGGAGCGTACAAAATCTCAGGAAAAGATAAAGTCGGAGGTCAGGAAACTTCTACAGTCTCAGGTGCCGGGGCTTAAGGCAACGGTAGAAGACGTATCAATTTTGGGCGGTGGTCAGAGAAACGCTCTGATTCAATACAATATCCGAGGCCCAGATCTATCCGCACTTGAGAGTTTTTCCAGGGTAATCATGGACAAATTTTCTAAAGTTCCGGGAATTGTGGATGTTGACAGTTCAACAGAGTTTGGAAAGCCTGAGGTGCGGGTTTATGTTGACAGAGACCGTGCCGCAGATTTGGGTGTTGATATAGCGACTATTGCTGAGGCAATCAATCTGCTTATTGGCGGCGAGGTGGATGTGTCAAAGTATAAGGATGAGTCTAAGGGGCGGCGTTACGATGTCCGGGTGAGGCTTAATCTTGAAGATAGGACTAAATCTGGCGACATCGGCGGGATTTATGTAAGGGCAAAGGATGGGCGGTTGATTGAGCTGTCAAGCGTGGTAAAGACAGTTGAGGCCGGTGGCCCATCGGTTATAAACCGTGTGGACAGGCAGCGGGCAGTGCTGATATTTGCAAACCTTGAGAAGAAACCTCTTGGAGAGGCTGTCGAGGATCTTCGCAGCATATCGGAGGGGATTTTGCCTCAAGGGTATTCTGGAATTTTTAAGGGGATGGCAGATACGATGGGGGAGTCGTTTTATTATCTGACATTTGCAATATTTCTGGGCATTTTTATGGCCTATATGATATTAGCGGCGCAGTTTGAGAGTTTTATTCATCCTATTACGGTGCTGCTTGCTATGCCGTTTTCATTTATTGGAGCGTTTGGGGCGCTTCTAATTACCGGCATGACGCTGAACATATTTAGTTTTATAGGGTTAATCCTTTTAATGGGGCTTGTTAAGAAAAATTCAATCTTGCTTGTTAACTACACAAACACTCTAAGAGAGCGTGGAATGAGCTGCAGAGAGGCGCTGATTGAGGCAGGCCCCGTGAGACTTCGCCCGATACTTATGACAACCCTTGCGATGATTTTTGGCATGACCCCGATAGCATTAGCGCTTGGCGATGGCTCAGAAACACGCGCCCCAATGGCAGTAGCTACAATTGGCGGCCTTATCACATCTTTGTTTCTAACACTTTTGGTCGTACCCTCTGCCTATGACCTCTTTGACGAACTCCAAATGAAAATAATGGGGAAATTGAGATGACAAAAAAGTAAGAGAGCATTTATAATGGCAGTAAGTATCACATGTACTTATAAAGGAGGACACTGTGGACGTACAGGGTTCTAAAGCAAATATCCATTACTTTTTGAAGGTCTTTCAGAAAAAGATACTATCTCTTTATATAACATCGGTAAGCTTATGAAAGTTAAATAAGGGGATGTATTAATAAAAGAGGGAGATGATGATAAAACTTAAAGATACTGTCATCTCACATGACAAGATGGTTGAATGATTAATAAATCAGACACTATGTATAAACAGTAAAAACATTAAGAAGTATGACGTATAACGAGTACATAAAATCGACAGAGTGGCAAAAGATAAAAAATGAAGCTCTCAAGATGGCTGATTATAAATGTCAAAGGTGTTCCTCAGCCATGAATTTAAATGGACATCATATATCATACCCAGATAACTTTGAGGACGATAACGTTGATAATATAGTTATCTTGTGTAAAAACTGCCATGAGATAATTCATGAAAAAAATATTCAATATAAGACAAACAAAAAATATAAGTATCATGCAAATGCACAAATAAAAACTAACAGAAAATTTGACAATAGCAGTACTTCAAAAGAGGCTGAGGCATACTTTAATAGTGGGTTTTTGCACTATAAAAATGGGGACCACGAGCAAGCTATTACTGATTATACAAAAGGTATAGAGTTAGACCCGAATTCTGCATCGGCGTATAATAATCTGGGAAGTTCATATAATAATAAAGGGGAATATGACAGAGCTATTGCAGATTATAATAGAGCAATAGAGTTAAACCCTCACTTGACTGAGGCATACAATAACCGTGGAAACTCATATAAAAACAAAGGAGATTATTACAACGCAATTGATGACTATAGTACAGCAGCTCGGCTCGGTTATATTGACGCACAATCTTTTTTACAATCCCAAGGCATCAAGTGGTAGGGTGAAAAGAACTTGCAGAACTACTTAAGAAGCCCTAACAGCCTGAGCATAACAGCCATTAAGCTGGCCTGTGCAACGAGCATAGCTGCTACCCACTTGATGATGTCAGATTTAGCGCTCTCAATGTCAGCTTTAGTGGCTAAGTCCTTGCGAGAATTTGCCTCAGCTTCATTAATGACTCTAACAAGAGCCTCTGCGCCATCATCTCCAAGCTTTTTCCTTAAAACTTCTGGTATCGTTATCACGCTCATATCTTCAGTATATCAAAACAAAAACTTTTCTTCAACATTTATTGGCGAGAGCGTGTGGGAATCGAACCCACCCTTCCCACTTTTGGCAGGAAACACCGGATTTGAAGTCCGGGGGGGACACCAGAGCCCCATACACTCCCATCTGTGATTTGTTAAAGTCATACTTTAATAGCCTATGGGTTTCTTAACCCTCGTCTCTTGCATTAAACTCAAGTTTCCATCTGTTTTTGCCATCGGTTGATTCACAAAAGATTGAAAGCGTGCCGACCTCTGTCAAATACGCATGAAGCGTTACCGGTATCAAAGCTCCGACATTTTCCTCAACCGGCAATTCGGCCTCAATTGGCGCTAGCTCCTCTATCTCATCGCTTAACCACTCATCAAGCAAATCCCCTACAGCATCATCTTTTCTCACTGTAGAGCTGAAAAATCTGAATTTTACCTGCTCTCCAACTACAAGTCCAAATTCCTGACCGGGCACACTGACATCTGTCCCCTCCTCCATTCCTATCGGACACACACACAGCGCTTTAACCGGAAGCTCCATCCCCGGCACCGCAGGCATCGCAGCCTCTATGCCGATGTAATACGACCGCCCTGCCC
Coding sequences:
- a CDS encoding tetratricopeptide repeat protein; this translates as MADYKCQRCSSAMNLNGHHISYPDNFEDDNVDNIVILCKNCHEIIHEKNIQYKTNKKYKYHANAQIKTNRKFDNSSTSKEAEAYFNSGFLHYKNGDHEQAITDYTKGIELDPNSASAYNNLGSSYNNKGEYDRAIADYNRAIELNPHLTEAYNNRGNSYKNKGDYYNAIDDYSTAARLGYIDAQSFLQSQGIKW
- a CDS encoding TolC family protein; this translates as MKKWTFNTITYNLFTMSLLFSIVLTTAAYAHEYSLNELYEIALKNSERIKISEEELYISETGKKKAVAAFLPNVTAYGQYYRYSTDKYNGFNYLIQPERTLLGGVKLEETISLGGAQFSRLDISKRMIEKSGFELYSTKETFLFDVASWYFNVLKAKTAVTLAENSAERLRSYKNSAETKLKAGEITKTALYRAKAELSGAMAELLKAQNDLSVKTSALARNIGISGEFALADYAVARKINEAEIETILSACKTTETACLVDAAMAERAEVKAAMSALEMTKKQISYAKSAFLPSLTLEGLYQKRDDSPPTTDNMPPETIYGAVKLSFPVFEGGLRYAEVSEAVHKKNQSELALLDLKKSLENDVEASYYTFLTLKKTFTYIRDQLDYASENYIAVSRQFNEGLATSLDVIDANNLLTLSEKQYFDAYYDLSLSTLKLKRSVGLFLKSISTKKEKNG
- a CDS encoding efflux RND transporter permease subunit, which codes for MKLPDISIKRPVFATMIILSLVLLGAVSYPSIGVDLFPKVDFPIISLTTRLPGASPEVMDIDITDKIEESINTINGVKSITSISTEGVSTIIVEFVLDRNIELAAQDVREKVSAIRAALPKDIYEPVVAKVDMDSFPVLWLALTGKKSVREISTYADETLKEALQKIQGVGAIQTTGLRLRQVRIWLDKERLRAYSITGADIVNALRAGNIELPGGRIESATKEFTVKIKGEFKSPEEFNNLIITYKDGKAVRLKDVGKALDDMAESRSIARFNGETAVGLGIQKQSGTNTADVVDKVKKELETIKKTLPPGLTIGISFDQSIFIKRSINEVMHHLVYGGIFASIAVLIFLGSLRVTLISALAIPTSIVSTFAMMHFLDFTFNNMSMLALSLSIGILVDDAIIVIENIHRHMKLGMSAREAASHGTDEIGLAVMATTFAIVAIFLPVAFMKGLVGRFFNQFALTVVFAVLMSMFVSLTLTPMLASRYLKEHDDADCSENPTIFRLLYCWFNTHYMKLEGIYRGVLKYSLEHRLKVLAFGFVIFMFSIFMVKFIGKEMLPPEDQARFVVRLQAPVDYSVSSVDNMFKKAEDIIRAQYGVQTVFYAHGFGQSGEINKATVFITLTNKRERTKSQEKIKSEVRKLLQSQVPGLKATVEDVSILGGGQRNALIQYNIRGPDLSALESFSRVIMDKFSKVPGIVDVDSSTEFGKPEVRVYVDRDRAADLGVDIATIAEAINLLIGGEVDVSKYKDESKGRRYDVRVRLNLEDRTKSGDIGGIYVRAKDGRLIELSSVVKTVEAGGPSVINRVDRQRAVLIFANLEKKPLGEAVEDLRSISEGILPQGYSGIFKGMADTMGESFYYLTFAIFLGIFMAYMILAAQFESFIHPITVLLAMPFSFIGAFGALLITGMTLNIFSFIGLILLMGLVKKNSILLVNYTNTLRERGMSCREALIEAGPVRLRPILMTTLAMIFGMTPIALALGDGSETRAPMAVATIGGLITSLFLTLLVVPSAYDLFDELQMKIMGKLR
- a CDS encoding efflux RND transporter periplasmic adaptor subunit — translated: MVKIQTTLLILLVLIAAYGCNEKETTTKDEKAIKVQVAAVKTVFLKPFIEATGTLEPFERITISSEADGLIKKLYVSEGEAVKKGDPLVLIDTKDYSLELSRTQQAYKQAQATLSNTKLEFERKKALLDEELVTKQQFDDVTTRKAIAEAELERMAAASDLAKIKLTKTKPASPITGAVELKKVSAGDFVRYGSPMFSIIQTSKLKLYFNVAERNSATIKPGNDVEFSVDAVPSKKFTAKITMVYPALDDKTRMLKLEAVVDNSDGTLKAGYFAKVTLYAASSSDVLAVPSTSLIHEGEKSKVFVIEGNTAKQRQVSTGQSFNLEGVDLTVVYDGIKAGEQVVTVGQQALFDGAQVKVVVENIK